From a single Thermodesulfobacteriota bacterium genomic region:
- a CDS encoding chemotaxis protein CheA has product MEDKMEWSALIEQLSLQSVMVEADDLPGLGEILRLLEEVENQDGVKGHPSLGPLIRGLRRLVERIILNEVSDSQGAIGLLRRGVKWMQSRLLFSERSNGEEEEEFWKSWRSLTGEEAPVEGQGDTSPDKKTAPAPVTLDQDLDLYKDFISESLEHLGTIELNLINLEQSPDNKEYINSIFRPFHTIKGVSGFLNLQEIQKFSHAMESLLDEARNGRLQITQAIIDFILESVDLLKQMILDLRGHIESGQIGTSSFDLDPYLQRIEAFKKGRPICEESKDSGSVEKDVSIPIDEEKTPRLGEILTAKGTVSPEDITEALKAQESQEEPLKLGEILIREKKASPKEVLDALREQKRVVSQFRETSVKVDTDKLDNLVDLIGELVIAQSLVEQNPVFSSLRDQKLLRDFSQLKRITNDLQKISMSLRTVPIRQTFQKMVRLVRDLAKKSKKEVELVMSGEETEIDRNMVESLYDPLVHMIRNAIDHGIESPEERRAKGKPETGTIFLRAYQKGGNVVIEIEDDGQGLNREKILKKARERGIVSDEPLAEHQIDHLIFEPGFSTADQITDISGRGVGMDVVKKSIEQLRGKVEIFSQEGKGTRFIMRVPLTLAIMDGIIVRVGEERYIIPTVFVKETLKPRREEVYSVHQRGELVKVRESLLPLVRLYQILGVATAKQNPWETLLIVAENEGVQKCLMVDDLVGKQEVVIKNLGEKLKDLKGVAGATIMGDGRAGLILDIHGLFQIDQGPSPRNGGGGVALRS; this is encoded by the coding sequence ATCTTCCGGGATTGGGCGAAATCCTTCGTCTCCTCGAAGAGGTGGAGAACCAGGATGGGGTTAAGGGGCATCCGAGCCTTGGGCCTTTGATCCGGGGTCTCCGGAGATTGGTCGAACGGATCATTCTCAATGAGGTCTCGGACTCCCAAGGGGCGATCGGTTTGCTCCGAAGGGGGGTCAAATGGATGCAGTCCCGCCTCCTCTTTTCGGAGAGATCCAACGGCGAGGAGGAAGAGGAGTTCTGGAAAAGTTGGAGGTCCCTCACCGGAGAGGAGGCCCCGGTGGAAGGCCAAGGGGATACCTCACCTGACAAAAAGACAGCCCCCGCCCCCGTCACCCTGGATCAGGATCTTGACCTCTACAAAGACTTTATCTCGGAATCCCTTGAGCATCTCGGGACGATCGAGCTCAATCTGATCAACCTTGAGCAGTCCCCTGACAACAAGGAGTACATCAATTCCATCTTTCGACCATTCCACACGATCAAAGGGGTTTCGGGATTTCTCAACCTCCAGGAGATTCAAAAATTTTCCCACGCCATGGAGTCCCTTCTCGATGAGGCCCGAAACGGGAGGCTCCAAATCACCCAGGCGATCATCGACTTCATCCTCGAATCGGTCGACCTTCTGAAACAGATGATCCTGGATCTGAGAGGCCATATCGAATCGGGACAAATCGGGACCTCCTCTTTTGACTTGGACCCCTATCTCCAACGGATCGAGGCTTTTAAAAAAGGTCGACCCATCTGCGAGGAATCCAAGGACTCCGGAAGCGTCGAAAAGGACGTTTCGATTCCCATCGACGAAGAGAAAACGCCCCGCCTCGGCGAGATCCTCACCGCCAAAGGAACGGTCTCCCCCGAGGACATCACCGAGGCCCTCAAGGCCCAGGAGAGTCAGGAGGAGCCTTTGAAATTGGGTGAGATCTTGATCCGGGAGAAGAAGGCCTCTCCGAAGGAGGTCCTCGATGCCCTGAGGGAGCAAAAAAGGGTGGTCTCCCAGTTCCGAGAGACGTCGGTCAAGGTGGACACGGACAAACTGGACAATCTGGTCGATCTGATCGGCGAGCTGGTGATCGCCCAGTCCCTGGTGGAACAGAATCCCGTTTTCTCCTCCCTGAGAGACCAGAAGCTCCTTCGGGATTTTTCCCAGCTGAAGAGGATCACCAATGATCTGCAGAAAATCTCCATGTCCCTCAGGACCGTTCCCATCCGCCAGACCTTCCAGAAGATGGTTCGGCTGGTGAGGGACCTGGCCAAGAAATCGAAAAAAGAGGTGGAGTTGGTCATGTCCGGCGAGGAGACGGAGATCGATCGAAATATGGTGGAGAGCCTCTACGACCCCCTGGTCCACATGATCCGGAATGCCATCGATCACGGCATCGAATCGCCCGAGGAGAGGCGGGCGAAGGGCAAACCGGAGACGGGAACGATCTTTCTCAGGGCCTACCAGAAGGGGGGGAATGTGGTGATCGAGATCGAGGATGATGGCCAGGGCCTGAACCGGGAGAAGATTCTCAAGAAGGCCCGGGAGAGGGGGATCGTTTCGGATGAACCCCTGGCGGAGCACCAGATCGACCACCTCATCTTCGAGCCGGGGTTTTCGACCGCGGACCAGATCACCGACATCTCCGGGCGAGGCGTTGGGATGGACGTGGTGAAGAAGTCCATTGAGCAGTTGCGGGGAAAGGTCGAGATCTTCTCCCAGGAGGGGAAGGGCACCCGGTTCATCATGCGCGTTCCCCTCACCCTTGCCATCATGGATGGCATCATCGTGCGGGTGGGAGAGGAGCGGTATATCATCCCCACCGTTTTTGTAAAAGAGACATTGAAGCCACGGAGGGAGGAGGTCTATTCGGTTCACCAGAGAGGCGAGCTGGTCAAGGTCAGGGAGAGTCTGCTGCCCTTGGTCCGCCTTTACCAGATCCTCGGCGTGGCCACGGCAAAGCAGAATCCATGGGAGACTTTGCTCATCGTAGCGGAGAACGAAGGGGTTCAGAAATGCCTGATGGTGGACGACCTGGTCGGGAAGCAGGAGGTCGTGATCAAGAATTTAGGGGAGAAGTTGAAGGATTTGAAGGGGGTGGCCGGAGCCACCATCATGGGGGATGGAAGGGCGGGCCTCATCCTCGATATCCACGGCCTTTTTCAGATCGATCAGGGGCCTTCCCCGAGAAACGGAGGCGGTGGGGTAGCCCTCCGATCCTGA